A section of the Bacillus pumilus genome encodes:
- a CDS encoding AMP-binding protein, which yields MVEHKSVSNFCLMGETFGISSGSRVLQFASFSFDAAVGEIFPTLLSGATLYLGKKELFLSGDKFTKWLKDQAITTAFFPPSVLRVTPYEELPDLKTIITMGEACTSDIVKVWGKERTLINGYGPTEATIGSTAGVCTPDMEKPTIGKVFPNKKVYILNQDDQVQPIGIPGELCIGGEGLARGYWNLPELTKEKFVRNPFIPGEKMYRTGDLARWLPDGSIDYVGRIDDQINIFGTKGSQVRILSSRPSFMGP from the coding sequence ATGGTGGAACATAAAAGTGTAAGCAATTTTTGTTTAATGGGTGAGACTTTTGGTATTTCATCAGGCAGCCGTGTGTTACAATTTGCCTCTTTTAGTTTTGATGCCGCAGTAGGTGAAATCTTCCCTACTCTTTTAAGTGGAGCGACCCTTTATTTAGGTAAAAAAGAATTGTTTCTTTCGGGGGATAAGTTTACAAAGTGGTTAAAGGATCAAGCCATTACTACTGCCTTTTTCCCACCTTCCGTATTGAGGGTCACACCGTATGAAGAATTACCAGATTTAAAGACAATTATTACAATGGGAGAAGCATGTACATCAGATATAGTCAAAGTATGGGGAAAAGAGCGTACGTTAATCAATGGTTACGGCCCAACAGAAGCGACAATCGGAAGTACAGCGGGCGTATGTACTCCTGACATGGAGAAACCTACGATTGGAAAAGTATTTCCAAACAAAAAGGTTTATATTTTGAATCAAGATGATCAAGTTCAACCGATAGGCATACCTGGTGAACTGTGTATTGGAGGAGAAGGGTTAGCGCGTGGCTATTGGAACTTACCAGAACTAACGAAAGAAAAATTCGTAAGAAACCCTTTCATTCCAGGAGAAAAAATGTATAGAACAGGTGACCTAGCTCGCTGGCTTCCAGATGGTTCAATAGACTATGTAGGAAGAATAGATGACCAGATTAATATTTTTGGGACCAAGGGGTCGCAGGTTCGAATCCTGTCTTCCCGACCATCTTTTATGGGGCCTTAG